A window from Cydia strobilella chromosome 9, ilCydStro3.1, whole genome shotgun sequence encodes these proteins:
- the LOC134743991 gene encoding uncharacterized protein LOC134743991 yields the protein SNLYPVIIPTGKVYERKQPLKVASPREMRSAYPLRENIWEYLNEDKSAGNFNSSCKRRNRIQCKQTNGKPAEHNMIWLVLMFFLVIFIILTYSRLSSFIAQSKFITKVVPKTRLISLFRSETSVEEECYYVTKSLSASLLRGEQALRNTQRLRRLIIRSRTFKADTATTSQLEKDYIEDATVTQGSHTLPWMSRVALWGVLPLWRASPPTSIVLAKRNAVPSDCWPFSGSRGEIDIQLKDLTEVKNIGIEHVRPDTAKSALKNFVLFGMLENGTRIKSLEAEYLNQGPAKQFFKVASITPLKKMILRILTNQGNPKYTCVYRIHLYRQ from the exons TCTAATTTATATCCGGTAATCATACCCACAGGAAAAGTTTACGAAAGGAAGCAACCGCTAAAAGTCGCGTCGCCACGAGAAATGCGATCCGCCTATCCTTTGCGAGAAAACATCTGGGAGTATCTAAATGAAGATAAGAGCGCTGGGAACTTTAACTCCAGTTGTAAAAGGAGGAATAGAATACAGTGTAAACAAACGAACGGGAAGCCTGCTGAGCACAATATGATTTGGCTGGTTTTGATGTTTTTCTTAGTCATTTTTATTATAc TGACCTACTCAAGACTGTCTAGCTTTATTGCGCAATCCAAATTTATAACCAAAGTTGTTCCGAAAACAAGGTTAATCTCTCTGT TCCGTTCAGAGACATCAGTAGAAGAAGAGTGCTACTATGTGACGAAGAGTCTCTCAGCATCTCTGTTAAGAGGGGAACAGGCActaag AAATACGCAGCGGCTTCGTCGGCTGATAATAAGGTCACGAACATTTAAAGCTG ataccGCTACCACCTCGCAGCTCGAAAAAGATTATATCGAGGATGCAACAGTTACTCAAGGCAGCCATACGTTGCCGTGGATGTCACGCGTCGCCCTTTGGGGGGTTCTGCCTCTGTGGCGGGCTAGCCCCCCCACAAGCATTGTGCTGGCCAAACGAAACGCCGTGCCTTCTGACTGCTGGCCTTTTAG TGGTTCGCGTGGAGAAATTGACATTCAGCTGAAAGATCTCACAGAAGTAAAAAACATCGGCATTGAGCACGTTCGGCCTGACACTGCGAAAAGTGCTCTGAAGAACTTCGTCCTTTTC GGTATGTTAGAAAATGGAACACGAATAAAATCCTTAGAAGCAGAATACCTTAATCAGGGACCAGCCAAGCAATTCTTCAAAGTGGCCAGTATCACTCCCCTGAAGAAGATGattttaagaatattaacaAATCAAGGCAACCCGAAATACACCTGTGTTTATAGGATTCATCTGTATAGACAGTAG